One region of Rana temporaria chromosome 9, aRanTem1.1, whole genome shotgun sequence genomic DNA includes:
- the PSMB9 gene encoding proteasome subunit beta type-9 has protein sequence MPGPGNPFASSEVSTGTTIMAIEFNGGIVIGSDSRVSAGDAVVNRVFNKLAPLHDKIYCALSGSAADCQAVADMVNYYLEVHSMELDTAPLVVAAANLVKGVSYKYKEELSAHLLVAGWDKKNGGQVYGTLGGMISRQPFAIGGSGSSYIYGYVDSIYKPGMTKEECERFTVHALSLAMSRDGSSGGVIYLMTVTKDGSKQTLLTGDDIPKFYDL, from the exons ACCACCATCATGGCCATAGAGTTCAATGGAGGGATTGTCATTGGATCCGACTCAAGAGTGTCCGCTGG aGACGCTGTGGTCAATCGTGTCTTTAATAAACTGGCTCCTCTTCATGATAAGATCTACTGTGCCCTCTCTGGTTCCGCCGCTGATTGCCAGGCTGTAGCTGATATGGTGAATTACTATTTGGAGGTGCACAG TATGGAACTGGACACTGCGCCCTTAGTGGTAGCCGCTGCAAACCTTGTAAAGGGGGTCAGCTACAAGTACAAGGAGGAGCTGTCTGCACATCTCCTCGTGGCTGGCTGGGACAAGAAAAATGGAGGACAG GTGTATGGGACGTTGGGTGGGATGATAAGCCGGCAGCCTTTTGCCATCGGAGGATCTGGCAGTTCCTATATATATGGTTATGTGGACTCCATTTATAAGCCAGGAATGACCAAAGAGGAGTGTGAGAGGTTCACTGTCCATG CTCTGTCACTGGCAATGAGCCGAGACGGTTCCAGTGGAGGGGTGATCTATCTAATGACTGTAACAAAGGACGGATCGAAGCAGACTCTCCTAACCGGGGATGACATTCCTAAATTCTATGACCTGTAA